In Zingiber officinale cultivar Zhangliang chromosome 1A, Zo_v1.1, whole genome shotgun sequence, a genomic segment contains:
- the LOC122029365 gene encoding RING-H2 finger protein ATL13-like codes for MLLLSHQSMARRSLLSAPPPPLVDFGSRITPSILLIIVILAIIFFVSGLLHLFVRYFLRHSNRSPDETEHATAFQGELQQLFHLHDAGVDQSFIDALPVFQYKSIAGVKDPFDCAVCLCEFEADDKLRLLPKCSHAFHIQCIDAWLLSHSTCPLCRASLLHDLSPGRSSSPMVLVLESGGESSSRENSFSSQRRESVSIDDVGDETAAKMEEIDVAVKLGKFRSVEISGSGTQEGGISSGREVDQRRCFSMGTFEYVMEERSTLRVSIKPVKSTASFKNPGGRSARSEYDCNSRREGFNGFHAAIISRGDEQNARKLHDGLPKRESFSVSKIWLRQRKEEAEARRAVSFRLPVIQSGKADLKLKQSSSPSSMAELDDSKWRSKNGNELELDSDVEAGGFHDGAVSRVDETPSFARRTLLWITGRQNKVDNCV; via the coding sequence ATGCTCCTGCTGTCGCATCAATCCATGGCGAGGAGGAGTCTCCTTTCAGCACCTCCTCCTCCTTTGGTAGATTTTGGGAGCAGGATCACCCCCAGCATCCTTTTGATCATAGTAATCTTGGCCATCATCTTCTTCGTCTCCGGTCTCCTTCACCTCTTCGTGAGGTACTTCCTGAGGCACAGCAACAGGAGCCCGGACGAAACGGAGCATGCCACGGCCTTCCAGGGCGAGCTGCAGCAGCTCTTCCACCTCCACGACGCTGGCGTCGATCAATCCTTCATTGACGCCCTCCCCGTCTTCCAGTACAAGTCCATCGCCGGCGTCAAGGACCCTTTCGACTGCGCCGTCTGCCTTTGCGAGTTCGAGGCAGACGACAAGCTCCGGCTTCTCCCCAAGTGTAGCCACGCGTTCCACATCCAGTGCATCGACGCCTGGCTTTTGTCCCACTCCACTTGCCCGCTGTGCAGGGCGAGCCTCCTCCATGACTTGTCGCCCGGACGTAGCAGCAGCCCCATGGTGCTCGTTCTTGAATCCGGCGGGGAGAGCAGCTCCAGGGAGAATAGTTTTAGTTCCCAGAGAAGGGAATCCGTCTCAATTGACGATGTTGGGGATGAAACCGCGGCGAAGATGGAGGAGATCGATGTGGCTGTGAAGCTTGGAAAATTCAGGAGCGTGGAGATTAGCGGAAGTGGAACCCAAGAAGGTGGCATCAGCAGCGGCAGGGAAGTGGACCAAAGGAGGTGTTTTTCCATGGGGACGTTCGAGTACGTAATGGAGGAGAGGTCTACCCTCAGGGTTTCCATCAAGCCAGTCAAGAGCACCGCGAGCTTCAAGAATCCCGGGGGCCGAAGCGCGAGGTCGGAGTACGACTGCAACTCCAGAAGAGAAGGATTCAATGGCTTCCATGCGGCGATAATCTCAAGAGGCGATGAACAGAATGCACGCAAGTTGCATGATGGTTTGCCGAAAAGAGAGAGCTTCTCAGTGTCCAAGATATGGTTGCGGCAGAGAAAGGAGGAAGCGGAAGCAAGGAGGGCAGTGTCATTTAGATTGCCTGTGATTCAAAGTGGAAAAGCAGACCTTAAGCTGAAGCAGAGCAGCAGCCCATCGTCCATGGCTGAGCTCGACGATTCCAAATGGCGGAGTAAGAACGGGAACGAACTGGAATTGGATTCAGATGTGGAGGCTGGTGGCTTCCACGATGGAGCAGTGTCGAGGGTAGATGAAACACCTTCATTTGCAAGGAGAACTCTGCTCTGGATTACAGGGAGGCAGAACAAGGTTGATAATTGCGTTTGA